Sequence from the Methanobacteriaceae archaeon genome:
ATTGAAAATTTAAGTGATTTAATTTAAAAATCGTGGCCAGAGTCTTATAAATAATTATTCGAATTAGGAGAAATCAGAATGGAAAAAGAAAAAATTGCCCTGTGTCCCTGTAATGGAATGAGTCCCTACGGCCTCGTGGCCCGAGCTTCATGTTCAGATGTTGTAGAAGAATCACCAGATGTCATATCAGTCTGTATTACTGCTACATCGGCAGATAAAGAAGGTTTTAAGGAAATTATAAAAAAATATCCCATAATGGCCGTGAATGGCT
This genomic interval carries:
- a CDS encoding putative zinc-binding protein, which gives rise to MEKEKIALCPCNGMSPYGLVARASCSDVVEESPDVISVCITATSADKEGFKEIIKKYPIMAVNGCEHSCVDMILASKGVKVADSMNVMTPLQENDLKPGGVARLGESGEKCVMEIKKIIKDRVE